AATACAACCTTGAGAGTAATGATGTTCATCTCTTTCAGTCCCTTGCAATCCATTTTTATcccatttttctttctatttctctctACATTTGTCCCTCACATATCATATTTATCACATTAGGAGGTGTTCGGATTCTCTCTAGCATATTGCCAGCCTATCGACAACAACTTCCTGGACCGTTTGATACATCTGATTGCtgataataaaattcacaaaatcaaacaaatctaCTTGCTTTACCTCTTCGTGCGtgctatatataataataaaaatccagtttttaattattattcataaaataccttatttttaatcattattatttataaaacatattttaaaatgaccAAATTATGAAAGATAAGTAGACTTGagcataaatatttatatattatttatataaatatgtaattaaacatttttttttcatttcatactattaatttttgtatttatcaataatgatatatatttatctttaataaaaattattaaatatcatatgtgtgtgtgttatcatgtgtgtgtgtgttatcgtgtgtgtgtgtgtgaaattcagaaaaaaatatatttgataataaaatatttatgttttgtatATAAACTAGATTTTAATTATGCagttgaatttaaattaatttatcaaaacacttaattaaaattataagtcaaaagaaatacattattatttttggcaTCCACCTACTGCACCGTTCACATTAATGGTTGTATACCTCAATACCTGCAGTTAAGTTATGTCACATGGGATCAAGgcatttatttgtaaaattggattaaaaattgattttaaaagttAGAGAAGTAAATtctctttaaaaataaaggaataaaattaagaattaaaaaaaatagggagtcaatattatttttttgccaaGAGGAATTACGACTAAGAATGTGAAAAAACAGCCACTGAAGCAAATTAACATGCTGCAACGTGTAATTAGTGTTGCGTTTTTTTTACTGACTGTATTCATGTTGGAGTCGATTAGAACTATTATATACgaagtttttaattatattttactcaAACTTGAAGTTAATATCACaggttaacataaaaaaaatagtcttttaTTAACCGATGCATGCATGGGTTGAATTAAGTGTTGGACATAcagtttataataaaaaatagtctttTATTAACCGATGCATGCATCGGTTGAATTAAGTGTTGGGCATacagtttataatattttatactttatgcaagatataataaaattatgatatcgACTAGCAGGCTGCAGCAGGCGTCGTCTTTACTTCAGTTTTTCAGTACATAGCAAGTTGATATACATTGCAGGTTGATAGACGTACAATAATTGCTCTGCTTCAATTTCATAGCCTACAATCTTTTACCATTCACAATGGAGAAGGAAGTTCTTATTAATTCTTTAGATAAGATTGAATTAATACATACCAACTACCAACTTAACAGAAAGGTTCTGCTTCTCTCTCCTCCTCTCCTATATATAGAGATACTTCCCCATTGATGTTCTACTCATCCTTCATTACCAAGCATATCTCATTTGAATACATTCCTTGTAGTTTATACTGAAAGATGGGTTTGAAGATGGCGTTACTGATCCTAGGCCTTTCCCTCATGCTCCTTTTGGTCTCCTCTGAGGTGGCATCCACGAATACAAAAGAGGGTAAGCTATACGTCATTTTATAATGTCTCtagttaattatattcttatgattcttttacaATAAAACATACTAATTAACAATTCTCTTTAAAGTTGTtaaagaattagaaaaataaaataaaatgtaaaagaaggCTACGATATACTTTTGTTGTAATTTCTATAGTACTTTCACTgcaatgttttattaaaaaaatactcattggtttctatattaatatccctgaaatatttgttaataaaatatttaaatttaaaaagtttataaaaaaaattaaaaaaatgtttacaaaaaaagaagtttctaattatattcttttttttctttttcatccctCAGGCCCCAATAGTCATCTGAGACaatttttacattataaataattgaatttgattttatttttttataaattgaaaaaatattaatggtaCATACATAATAATTACTTGAGATCAATGGTTCACTAACTATAACTTTTCCACccatatccaaaaaaaaaaactttttctaaGATAAATGGTTCACTAACTGTGTTTTGTGGTTGTTAAAGAGGCAAATGGAGTGGATGATGCCAAATATCCCGGTGGAAGCTATGGAGGGGGTTACCCAGGTCATGGCGGTGGCGGTTATCCTGGCCATGGCGGTGGCGGTTATCCTGGCCATGGCGGTGGTGGTGGCTATCCTGGTCATGGTGGTGGCCACCCTGGTCATGGTGGCGGCTACCCTGGCCGTGGTGGTGGATACTGTAGGCATGGCTGTTGCGGTGGCCGGACATACAACGGAGGTTGCAGAAGGTGCTGCTATAACGCTGGCGAAGCTGTTGCTGCACAAACTCAAGATAAGACTCACGATTAAGACGATGCAGTTCTACTTAATTAGtacttttgatattttaatttcatgaaataaaacaGCTTGTGACTGGAGAGGCATGGATTCTCATCATGCATGAGTCCATGATCTTTCATACCACTAGAGATATTTCGCAAGTAGAAATTAAGAGTGTTGTTGAATGTATAATAATACACGTCTTCGTGCCTGTGTGATGAgtttaagagaaaattaaaataaattggtgAATATCATCTATTGTAcaaattctattattatttattcagaAAGTAGAGCACAAGGGAACCTAAATCGTAATTAAACCCTAAGTAAAATATGGATAATAAACTCTGAATAACATCTTGCATGGCTAATCCTTACCCAAACGTGTACATATTAACCTTTAGTCTATATATAGGAGCCTTCCTAGCTTGACAATCCTTAGCAAAACCAAATCACTGAGATATAGGGGCAGTTTGAATTGtgttttatgaaatatttttttatttctaaaaaattaaaatacggaaaaagtttgtaagctagtaaatttataataatgggaaagttttctaaattattttttaatacaccATGGTCAAGCTAGGCCGATCCACTTTTCATGCTAAGACCAATAGGTTAAGCTAGGTCGAGTCAGATTACTAGTTTTTACAGTTTTAACTTTTGTCATACATGAGGAATTCATGTTATCAATAATATCAATATTGTTTTAGAATGAGATTGTTGTTAAGTTCTAAACAAGgaatatttaaaacttaaaata
The genomic region above belongs to Glycine max cultivar Williams 82 chromosome 14, Glycine_max_v4.0, whole genome shotgun sequence and contains:
- the LOC100804226 gene encoding uncharacterized protein LOC100804226 precursor; the encoded protein is MGLKMALLILGLSLMLLLVSSEVASTNTKEEANGVDDAKYPGGSYGGGYPGHGGGGYPGHGGGGYPGHGGGGGYPGHGGGHPGHGGGYPGRGGGYCRHGCCGGRTYNGGCRRCCYNAGEAVAAQTQDKTHD